A stretch of the Aphis gossypii isolate Hap1 chromosome 2, ASM2018417v2, whole genome shotgun sequence genome encodes the following:
- the LOC126549823 gene encoding uncharacterized protein LOC126549823, with product MKERSGDFWERIVGLHFTNQDWLENFRMSKQTFTYICEKLNDELAPHPLAFRPSLSVEKKVAIVIFKLATCSEYRTTTFENAHLRRSKIIAQSIAVKTGMEQIIGAIDGTHIPILPPTIGYRDFINRKGWPSVVLQGLVDNQYLFRNITINHPGSVHDATVLKDSSLYKNWESLIPKHYKTINQKEIPFMIAGDPAYPLLSWLIKGYTGTLSAEEESFNTYLSSARICVENAFGRLKGRWRCLLKRCDINYKFMPQVISACCVLHNIVENVKESYLSTWMKEVNDQNILYEQPRQREIIQNLETTINAKIIRDALKEYMSENYCLRRSSFRT from the exons ATGAAg GAAAGATCTGGAGATTTTTGGGAACGAATTGTAGggttacattttacaaatcaGGATTGGTTGGAAAATTTTAGAATgtcaaaacaaacatttacatatatatgtgaaaaattaaatgatgaatTAGCTCCTCATCCATTAGCTTTCAGACCAAGTTTAtcagttgaaaaaaaagtagctATAGTGATATTCAAACTGGCTACCTGTTCAGAATATCGA ACCACTACATTTGAAAATGCCCACCTTAGAAGAAGCAAAATTATAGCTCAATCAATTGCAGTAAAAACTGGAATGGAACAAATTATTGGCGCTATTGATGGTACTCACATACCAATATTGCCTCCAACAATTGGCTATAGAGATTTTATAAACAGAAAAGGATGGCCTTCGGTCGTATTACAAGGCCTTGTTgataatcaatatttgtttCGTAATATCACCATAAATCACCCTGGTAGTGTGCATGATGCAACTGTCTTGAAAGATTCTAGTTTGTACAAAAATTGGGAATCTTTAATTCCAAAACACTACAAAACTATAAACCAAAAAGAAATTCCATTTATGATTGCGGGCGATCCAGCTTATCCTTTATTATCGTGGCTAATTAAAGGATATACTGGAACATTGTCAGCCGAAGAAGAGTCGTTTAACACATATCTGTCTTCAGCAAGGATTTGTGTCGAAAATGCTTTCGGGCGTTTAAAGGGTCGATGGAGATGTTTGTTGAAAAGAtgcgatattaattataaatttatgccTCAAGTAATCTCTGCATGCTGTGTTTTGCACAACattgttgaaaatgtaaaagaaTCTTACTTATCTACATGGATGAAAGAAGTAAATGaccaaaatatactatatgaaCAACCTCGTCAACGTGAAATTATACAGAATCTCGAGACAACCATAAACGCAAAAATCATTAGAGATGCTTTAAAGGAATATATGTCCGAGAACTATTGTCTTCGTCGATCTTCTTTtagaacataa
- the LOC126550285 gene encoding uncharacterized protein LOC126550285 has protein sequence MNDTNMESWVVEENISEGDIDNFIETLSNQEEKIEVRPKKSCAKQTSLAKTLEEFTNKWEDIQIKMNRELLQNQKEIMEIEFQKQRKWEEEMMKKEEEISREERKENQDQFKLLISALNNTSK, from the exons ATGAATGATACAAACATGGAAAGTTGGGTTGTTGAAGAAAACATAAGTGAAGgagatattgataattttattgaaacattatcaaatcaagaagaaaaaattgaagttcggcctaaaaaaa GTTGTGCTAAACAAACAAGTCTTGCTAAAACTCTAGAGGAATTTACTAATAAGTGGGAAgacattcaaattaaaatgaacaGGGAATTACTGCAGAACCAGAAAGAAATTATGGAGATAGAATTCCAAAAACAGAGAAAATGGGAAGAAGAGATGATGAAAAAAGAAGAAGAGATTTCAAGAGAAGAAAGAAAGGAAAATCAAGATCAATTCAAGTTATTGATTAGCGCCTTAAACAATAcatcaaaatga